The following proteins are encoded in a genomic region of Brachypodium distachyon strain Bd21 chromosome 1, Brachypodium_distachyon_v3.0, whole genome shotgun sequence:
- the LOC100836923 gene encoding uncharacterized protein LOC100836923, producing MMSRERKKVAALQEKLQILRSITHSHALSNTSIIMDASKYIKELKQKVVMLNQEIACAQDSRSKQSSYPTVTVETLGHGSFLVNVFSDKSCPGLLVSILEAFDDLGLGVLEATAACADTFRLEAIGGENLAENVDEHVVKQAVLRAISACSSQSPSAGAEHDDEQI from the exons ATGATGTCGAGGGAGCGCAAGAAAGTGGCTGCTCTGCAGGAGAAGCTGCAAATCCTCCGCTCTATCACTCACTCCCATGCT TTGAGCAACACGTCCATAATCATGGACGCTTCGAAGTACATCAAGGAGCTGAAGCAGAAGGTCGTGATGCTGAACCAGGAGATCGCTTGCGCGCAAGACTCTCGCAGCAAGCAGAGCTCCTACCCGACG GTGACCGTTGAAACCCTAGGACACGGGTCGTTCCTCGTCAACGTGTTCTCCGACAAGAGCTGCCCGGGGCTTCTCGTTTCCATCCTCGAGGCCTTCGACGACCTGGGCCTTGGGGTCCTGGAAGCCACCGCCGCTTGCGCCGACACATTCCGCCTAGAAGCCATAGGAGGGGAG AACCTGGCGGAGAACGTGGACGAGCACGTGGTGAAGCAGGCCGTGCTCCGGGCCATAAGCGCCTGCTCCTCCCAgtccccgagcgccggcgccgagcacgACGACGAGCAAATATAG